One stretch of Saccharomonospora xinjiangensis XJ-54 DNA includes these proteins:
- a CDS encoding Bax inhibitor-1/YccA family protein, translated as MRTSSNPAFRNLPRGAAGAPYAGFGQPYGQPGYGPPTGYGAPQAPSGEASRPMTVDDVVMKTGASLGVTLLVGVVTAIWAQTQAASGTMGPIVGAMIAGMLVGLVLSLIIIFKQLASAPMTLAYAAAEGVFLGAITGVFEMLYPGIALQAILGTAAVFVVMLVVYKTGAVKVTPKFRKWMIGALGGVAVVMLVNLVLSLFGVNTGLRDGSGLAIVFSLVVIGIAAFSFLLDFDMADEAIRQGMPAKFAWFVAFGLLVTLVWLYLEILRLLSYLQND; from the coding sequence GTGCGAACTTCCAGCAACCCCGCCTTCCGCAACCTGCCACGGGGTGCGGCCGGCGCTCCGTACGCGGGCTTCGGCCAGCCGTACGGCCAGCCCGGCTACGGTCCGCCTACGGGCTACGGTGCACCGCAGGCGCCGTCCGGCGAGGCGAGCCGTCCCATGACGGTTGACGACGTGGTCATGAAGACCGGTGCCTCGTTGGGCGTGACGCTTCTCGTGGGCGTCGTCACGGCGATCTGGGCGCAGACGCAGGCTGCCTCGGGCACGATGGGCCCCATCGTCGGCGCGATGATCGCCGGGATGCTCGTCGGTCTCGTGCTCTCTCTGATCATCATCTTCAAGCAGCTTGCCAGCGCGCCGATGACGCTCGCGTACGCGGCAGCCGAGGGTGTCTTCCTCGGTGCGATCACCGGCGTGTTCGAGATGCTGTACCCGGGTATCGCGTTGCAGGCGATCCTCGGCACCGCCGCCGTGTTCGTCGTGATGCTCGTGGTCTACAAGACCGGCGCGGTCAAGGTGACACCCAAGTTCCGCAAGTGGATGATCGGCGCACTCGGTGGTGTGGCCGTCGTCATGCTCGTGAACCTCGTGTTGAGCCTCTTCGGCGTCAACACGGGTCTGCGGGACGGCAGTGGCCTTGCGATCGTGTTCAGCCTCGTGGTCATCGGCATCGCGGCGTTCAGCTTCTTGCTCGACTTCGACATGGCCGACGAGGCCATCAGGCAGGGCATGCCGGCCAAGTTCGCGTGGTTCGTCGCTTTCGGTCTCCTGGTCACCCTGGTGTGGCTGTACCTGGAGATCCTGCGGCTGCTGTCGTATCTACAGAACGACTGA